In Chthoniobacterales bacterium, the genomic stretch GCGTCGGAAGAATTGCGCAGTCTTTTGGTTTGCCCCGCAGGCGGTTTTCATTCCAGAATGAACTGACAGCATTAACCAAGGGGACCTAACGATGAGAACATTGAGTAAGACTGCTTTGTTAATCGCGTCCATGTCGCTTTGCGCGAGCATGGCGTTCGGAGCCGACGCAAAGGCCAACTGGAGCCAGCATTGCGCTTCCTGCCACGGCGCAAACGGCAACGGCGCCACCACCATGGGAAAAAAGCTCGGGGTGAAGGATTACACCAAGGAGCAAGGGTTCAGCGATGCTGACGCCATGAAGGCGATCATGAGTG encodes the following:
- a CDS encoding cytochrome c → MRTLSKTALLIASMSLCASMAFGADAKANWSQHCASCHGANGNGATTMGKKLGVKDYTKEQGFSDADAMKAIMSGSGKMKGFKDKLSEADAKALVAYVRGLKK